In the Qipengyuania gelatinilytica genome, ACTTTCTTGCCGCGCGCATTGTCTGCACCGCCCAGCGCATCGAGCACCTTGCGGCCCATGGCGCGCTTGCGCGTGTCGTTGACTTTGACCACCGCTTCCACGATGCGCGTCGGGCTGTCGTAATCCTCTGCCGTCTTGAGCAGCGCGAGCGTGTCCTTGGGGAAGCACGATCCGCCATAACCGGGCCCTGCATGGAGGAATTTCGAACCGATGCGGTTGTCCATGCCGATGCCGCGGCTGACGTCCTGCACGTCCGCGCCTACCTTTTCACACAGGTCCGCCATCTCGTTGATGAAGGTGATCTTGGTGGCGAGGAAAGCGTTGGCGGCGTATTTGATCAGCTCGCTGGTGCGGCGACCGGTGAACAGGATCGGAGATTCATTGAGGAACAGCGGGCGGTAGACAGCGCGCATGGTCTCGCGGCCGAAATCGTCCTCGGCACCGATCACGATGCGGTCGGGGCGCTTGAAGTCGCCGATGGCGGCGCCTTCGCGCAGGAATTCGGGGTTGGAGACAACCGAGAACTTGTGGCTCGTGCCGCTGTCCTTGAGGATGCGCTCGACCTCGTCGCCGGTGCCGACCGGTACGGTCGACTTGGTCACGACAACCGCGTCATTTGCGAGATGTTCGCCGATTTCCCTGGCCACGGCATAGACGAAGGAGAGGTCGGCATGGCCGTCGCCGCGGCGGCTGGGCGTGCCGACCGCGATGAAGATCGCGTCCGCGCTCTTGATCCCTTCGGCAAGGCTGGTGGTGAAGGTCAGGCGGCCGGCCTTGACGTTGCTGCCAACCAGCTCGGCAAGTCCCGGTTCGTAGATCGGCATGATCCCGTCATGCAGGCGATCGATCTTGGACTGGTCCTTGTCGATACATACGACGTCGTGACCGAAATCGGCGAAGCAAGCCCCCGAAACGAGGCCCACATAGCCCGAACCAACCATTGCGATCTTCATCTACGCATCCACCTTTTCGATAGAGATTTCGCCATCTTCGCTAGCGACGGCCTGAATGATGCGGCGCCTATCGCCTTCCAGCACCATTGCGGTCAAGCGCCCCGTTCGGAATGCCCCGGTGTCTATTCCGATACGATGTTCGCGGTCCTCGACATTCTCGAAGATCGTATGGCCGTGAATGATGACATGGGTGAGGGGTTCTTCGTGGCGCAGGAACCGCTCGCGGATCCACAGCATGTCCTTGCGTTGCTGCGCATCGACGGGGAACGCCGGATTTACCCCGGCATGGACGAGGGCATAGTCGCCGACGAGGATGATTTCCTCGAAGGAGGCCAGGAACTCGCGATCTTCCTGCGGGACGATCTTGCGCATCACCTTCTGGACTTCGGCGACCTTGAGCTTGTTGTATTCCTTGCGCTTCAGCCCGTAGCTGAGCACCGTCTCGCGTCCGCCATGCTTGAGGAAGTGGCGCAGGATCTCGTCGTTGTCGAAGCCCTGGAGGAACATCTCCTCGTGGTTTCCGGCAAGGTAGCGCACCTTGCGCTTCTTGCCCCACTTGCGGGCCAGTTTGATGACACCGGCGCTATCGGGGCCGCGATCGACGAGATCGCCGAGGAACACCACCGTCGTATCGGCAGCCGCTGCGGCGGCATCGTCCTGCTCGATCGCATCCTTGAGCTTCTCGAGCAGGTCGCGGCAGCCATGGATGTCGCCGATGACATACCAGCGTTCGCCATCGGGCACGCGCGCGATGCGTCGTGCGGGCGGCGCCTTGCCGAAGAGTTTGCGGATGGTTTCGAGCATGCTTGCTATGTGCG is a window encoding:
- a CDS encoding UDP-glucose dehydrogenase family protein; its protein translation is MKIAMVGSGYVGLVSGACFADFGHDVVCIDKDQSKIDRLHDGIMPIYEPGLAELVGSNVKAGRLTFTTSLAEGIKSADAIFIAVGTPSRRGDGHADLSFVYAVAREIGEHLANDAVVVTKSTVPVGTGDEVERILKDSGTSHKFSVVSNPEFLREGAAIGDFKRPDRIVIGAEDDFGRETMRAVYRPLFLNESPILFTGRRTSELIKYAANAFLATKITFINEMADLCEKVGADVQDVSRGIGMDNRIGSKFLHAGPGYGGSCFPKDTLALLKTAEDYDSPTRIVEAVVKVNDTRKRAMGRKVLDALGGADNARGKKVALLGLTFKPNTDDMRDSPAIAVAQTLTDAGVTVEAYDPEGMELARPLMPEVTMVEDPYAAIKDADVIAIVTEWDAFRALDLDRVKDLAKAPVLVDLRNIYRPDEVRAAGFEYTSIGRG
- a CDS encoding metallophosphoesterase family protein; amino-acid sequence: MLETIRKLFGKAPPARRIARVPDGERWYVIGDIHGCRDLLEKLKDAIEQDDAAAAAADTTVVFLGDLVDRGPDSAGVIKLARKWGKKRKVRYLAGNHEEMFLQGFDNDEILRHFLKHGGRETVLSYGLKRKEYNKLKVAEVQKVMRKIVPQEDREFLASFEEIILVGDYALVHAGVNPAFPVDAQQRKDMLWIRERFLRHEEPLTHVIIHGHTIFENVEDREHRIGIDTGAFRTGRLTAMVLEGDRRRIIQAVASEDGEISIEKVDA